One segment of Bradyrhizobium sp. CB2312 DNA contains the following:
- a CDS encoding acyl-CoA dehydrogenase family protein: MTAALRFDPIRLPEKCEQLRKEVRAFLADEIAAGTFDPHKPNREDTDAPEFSRRVGAKGWLGMTWPKKYGGQERSFLERYVVTEEMRVANAPTRRFFVADRQSGPVLLKYAPEHIKMEILPRICRGEICFAIGMSEPNSGSDLFAAKTRATKTDGGYLINGTKIWTSSAHIADYMIAIFRTSQPTKENRRHGLTQFLVKMKQPGIKVNPIGQITGQYEFNEVVFTDHFIPDDHVLGEVDGAWKQATSELAYERSGPERFLETYYVLTELVRAVGPNPDTRSAEGIGRLVAQLHTMRRMSVSVAGMLEAGKEPVVEASIVKDIGTVWEQQLPHRVRDLAAFVEETATNRETLERQLDFAIKTAPKLTIQGGTTEVLRGIIARGLGLR; encoded by the coding sequence ATGACCGCAGCCCTCCGTTTCGATCCGATCCGCCTGCCCGAGAAGTGCGAGCAACTGCGCAAGGAAGTGCGGGCTTTCCTCGCCGACGAGATCGCCGCCGGCACCTTCGATCCGCACAAGCCCAACCGCGAAGACACCGACGCACCGGAATTCTCCCGCCGGGTCGGCGCCAAGGGCTGGCTGGGGATGACCTGGCCGAAAAAGTATGGCGGCCAGGAGCGCTCCTTCCTCGAGCGCTACGTCGTCACCGAGGAGATGCGCGTCGCCAACGCGCCGACGCGGCGCTTCTTCGTCGCCGACCGCCAGAGCGGCCCGGTGCTGCTGAAATACGCACCCGAGCACATCAAGATGGAAATTTTGCCGCGCATCTGCCGCGGCGAGATCTGCTTCGCCATCGGCATGAGCGAGCCGAACTCCGGCTCGGACCTGTTCGCGGCGAAGACGCGCGCGACCAAGACCGACGGCGGCTATCTCATCAACGGCACAAAAATCTGGACCTCGTCGGCGCATATCGCCGATTACATGATCGCGATCTTCCGGACTTCACAGCCGACCAAGGAAAACCGCCGCCACGGCCTGACCCAGTTCCTGGTCAAGATGAAGCAGCCGGGCATCAAGGTGAACCCGATCGGCCAGATCACCGGCCAGTACGAATTCAACGAGGTCGTCTTCACCGACCACTTCATCCCCGACGACCATGTCCTCGGCGAGGTGGACGGCGCCTGGAAGCAGGCGACGAGCGAGCTTGCGTACGAGCGCTCGGGCCCCGAACGTTTCCTCGAAACCTACTACGTGCTGACCGAGTTGGTGCGCGCGGTCGGCCCGAACCCGGACACGCGCAGCGCCGAGGGCATCGGCCGTCTCGTCGCCCAGCTCCACACCATGCGGCGCATGTCGGTCTCGGTGGCCGGCATGCTGGAAGCGGGCAAGGAGCCGGTGGTCGAGGCCTCTATCGTCAAGGACATCGGCACGGTCTGGGAGCAGCAGCTTCCGCACCGCGTGCGCGACCTCGCCGCCTTCGTCGAGGAGACCGCGACCAATCGCGAGACGCTGGAACGGCAGCTCGACTTCGCCATCAAGACAGCGCCGAAACTCACAATCCAGGGCGGCACCACCGAGGTGCTGCGCGGCATCATCGCCCGCGGATTGGGCCTGCGCTAG